A segment of the Sylvia atricapilla isolate bSylAtr1 chromosome 25, bSylAtr1.pri, whole genome shotgun sequence genome:
gagggtTGGACTCACAGAGCACTTTTCCAGCCCAAGTGATTCCGTGGCTCCATCCCGCTGCCTGGGCTCATCCTGCCTCCATATCCTTCCATCCAAGCAAAGGACAGGGCTATTGTGCCAGGACAGCTCCGTGCCAAGCTGTCTGCACCCAGCAGGACACATttctgggaagagctgagcaGGACCCCAGTGCTGAGGGGAGATTAAGGGTCTGAAGCCatccctggcagccagggagcAAAGCAATACCACTGGAAGCAGCCCCAGGAACAAGAAACACATTTCCACACAGGAATCCAGAGCAATCCAGCTCCatctgctccaggctcagggccaagggcaggagcagctcttctcTCTGAGCTGCCCCAACAAGACCAACCACTGGAGTCGGGGTTAAACCACAATGGATGTTGAGATCTGCAGCTTATTCCGaaaccagctccctctcctGATCTCCACAGCTTGTACAGACACCAGTACCTGTCCCAGGATCTGACAGATGGCCATCAGTGAGTCGGGCTCAGAACCAAGCTCATCTCAATTTGCAGAGCTGCCAACACCCCAGTACCAGAACAAACAGCCTCAGCAGGAGATAAATCAAGACCAAGGGAAGAGGCACCTCTGCAGGTCCCAATGGCTTTTGGCTGGaggctgcttttcccactgGTCACCTCTGGTCACCTCTGGTCATCTCTGGTCACCTCTGGTCACCCCAGACCATACTGGAGCATTTCCCTAGGCCAGCCTTGacctcccagcagagcctcccACCCATCTGTGCCACAGCCCAAGCAGGACCCAGGTACTGAGGTTCCCTCTTCCCAAAAGGTCTCAAGCATCACTGGAGCCCCTCTGGGCACCAGATCCACTTTTCTCCAGGTGTAACATCATTCCAGCCACATGGGGATGAGCGACCCGTGCACACCTTCTATTCTAAAGTGTAAAAGGCACTCTGGAATTTGCAGGGAAGACACCAGAACACCCCAAGAACCATCAGCACAGTGCCCtttcaaagagctgctgctgccaccacacaAGGACAGAAAGCTCCTGGTCTCCTGCAACTCTCAGGGATGGGATTCGGGAGTGAGTGAAAGCAGCCCTTAGAGCTGCTCCACTTCTCCTGGCTTCTGTGGGACCAGATTCAAACGCTTCAGCTGAAGCCTGACTTCAGCACTTTCTAAGGAGGAAGATCAGCACTGGCTGACATCCGTCTCCTCCAACCCTTGAGTTCAGCATTCCAGTCTGGAGCGGGACTAAACCTCTCCCCCCTCTTCACATTAACAGGCATGAAGAGAAGAGACCGACTTCACAGCAAAAGGAACTTCCAGGGAAAAAACATCAGGCATTTTGAGCAGATACTTGATGGCACCCCAAGGATGAGCaaagcttttcctctttgtCCTCTTTCTGAGGTTGAGCAGCAATGCCAAAGGGAATCCTTGATTTCCCAGGAGGAAACAACCAGTTCACTTCTCCTACTGATAAATGTGATTGTCCCCAAACACCTCCTTGTGTCCCACCCAGTCCGTGCCATCCCAAGCAGCTCCAGAAGCAACAAACCCAAAGCACCAATAGGTCAGCACATCATCCCTTCTGCTGCCTGGGCCCAGCTCCCAGGCACCGTTCTCTGTGAGCAGTGGGCATCACTCGGTACCAGGGAGGTAGAAGTAGGTCAGCTCTGCAGCTACAGCATCCCACGCCAGCCTGgacacacaaaacacagcacagctggaaaactgaGCTGTGCCCCAAGAGTTATCCCAGCAGTCAAGGGTACAGCCGGATTTTGGGGCACTGGGTTTACCCTCTCTGGGGCTGGAATGCTGGGAGATGTGCAGAGAAGTCTGGGACCAGGTTGaagaagattttgttttgtcatgGGAAGAAGacttttgtgttttcctgactCATCTCCCCCTCAGTTTCCCAAGGAAAACCTCAACACTTAGCACAGCTCCTGTTCCAAACCCAGAGGAGCCTTTctggcagcctggagctgctggcaagGCAGCACTTGACACTTCTCCCCACGCTCGAACCCACTGAAAGCCACcggaggggagaggaagggaaaagcctctggattttttttttttccctcctgaaaaCCTTTTGATCACCTTCAGTCACAACCTCACCGTGTCCCCAGGAGAGATGTGCCACTCACACCATCCAGAGATGAGTGATTTAAACCCAGGGAGAAGATCGGGAGGGGCAGAGCTTGGagccctctgtccccagggagggcAGTGCAGCCAGCACAGACCCCGGACGGGGGCAACTggggaggagaaaacaaatcGTGGAGCCAGCACGGAGAGATGTGTTGGACGGAGGTGAAGCGGATGGAGAGGCAGGAGATGTGTTGGACGGAGGTGAAGCGGATGGAGAGGCAGGaagaggtggatttggggagcagAGGACAGCCAGGCAGGTGGATGGAGATGGAACCTCTGTCTTGGATCGGCTCAACAAAACTCAGCCTccacctctccctccccacccgGGTCCTGCTGTACCTTTCTGGATGCCTCCATCCGCTGCACAGGAGAAGTCCCCCGTGGCCAGCAGGAAGCACGTGGAGGATTTCTTGttcttgtccctgtccctgtcccgggtGCTGGAGCGCCGCATCGGCCGCTTCTCCTCATCCGCCGGCGACAGCGGCTGCTCCTCGTCCGACAGCACCACGTTGGCCTCGCCGTTCTGCTTGGAGTCTGCAAGGAGGTGGCAGAGAGCCGTCAGCAGCTGACAAACCCACAGGATGCAGCGCCCAGGGTGGCCTGAAGGGGTTGGTCAGaggaagcagaagagcagaaggGCAGGTTGCAGGTGGCTCAGAGCAACACGCACCAGTTCAGGTGCTGATCCCAGGCTCATTTAGAGCAGCCAGGGGAGCAGGATAAAACAGATATAGTTCCAAGCAGCTCTAGTCCTGCTGAGGGTTATAAAACCTGCATGAAACCAAAGCTGGGGATGAAACACCCCAGGTTTTTGAGATCCACCCACCTAATTGGAGGGAATTAGCTCTCCAAAATTCACACTGCTGAGGAACGGGCTGCTCGGGGTAGTGGGAAGTGCTAATTTATGTCCCCTGGCTCCCTGGTTCACTGGCTGAGAGGATGCTCTGCCACGTGAGGGCCTGGCCTGAGCTCCTGGCTCcaactgctcctgctgccagggctcctgGGGCAGATGGAATTCACAGGCATGTGGAAAAAGGAGATTCATAAAGGAAAAGAGCAGTTTGGGGCGCCTGGAGCTCCCTGTTTCCCCAGTGGAGGAAGGCCCATCACTGTTAAACACACGTGGCCAGATGTGCAGTTGCCCAAGGCTGACCTCAGTGCTGGTGCAGGACACAACCCCACCATGGCACTGAGGTTCCCTCTGCCCAAAAGGTCTCAAGGATTAGTGGACCAGCAAGCCAAGAGAAAAGGGGCAGAGCAGCCAAGGCCAGCACTGTCAGTGGGGCAGGGCTCACACAGACCCCCGAGTTAACCCAAGGGATGGTGCCCACAGCTGCccatggctgtggctgtgccttCTCCTGATCCAAAGAAAACACTGGCCAACCCCcagatttcagctcagtgcatcagatgaaagaaagaaatgtccAGGGGCTGGTTTTTCTCAGGATCTGGGGCAGCAGCGCAGGGATTCTGTCTACCAGCAGATGAAGGAGGAGGTGGGGTCAAGCCCCAGGGAATATCCGTGAATTTATCAATTTTGGTGAAGGTTGCTCTTATTTATGGTGTgaggaagcaaaggaaaaatttgtCCCAAGGCCATGACCAGGCTAAAGTGGGCGTAGGGCGAGTGGCCTTACCTCTGTCACTGTGAGGGGGAGGTGGGTTAGGCAGGGACACCATGGTGACTTGGTCTGTGCCATTAGGAGGGAAGGATGTGGCCTTTGGGAAAGCAGGATGTGGCCTTTCTCCCCTGCCTGGATGGGGGATTTGACCTGCAGCACCCTGGTCCACCAGCATGTGGAGTCCAGCCCTTTCCACACCAACCCGGAGCTGGAGGCCACATCCTGCACCATCCCCAGGGactgggggacacaggggaccAAACTCCCGGAGCTCTccccctccctcagcccctcctttGGGCTCTCACCTGACCGTTTCCGCTCAGTGGCCCCCTCCTCTACTGCCAACGGGCAGGTGTCGCTCTGGGTGCTGTTCCGGGGGGAGTTCTCCTCGGATTTGCCGTAGGTGGGGGAGTCCAGCGGGGCCGGACGGGGTatatgctttttcttcttctttggcAGCTTCTGCTTGGCCATGGCCAATGAATAGTACATCCCAAAGTTATTGACGATGACGGGCACGGGCATGGCGATGGTCAGCACCCCGGCCAGGGCGCACAGGGCGCCCACCACCATCCCCGACCAGGTCTTGGGGTACATGTCACCATAGCCCAGCGTCGTCATCGTCACCACGGCCCACCAGAAGCCGATGGGGATGTTCTTAAAGTGAGTGTGGTCGCTCCCGGTGGGGTCGGACGTCTTGGCTCCGATCCGCTCGGCGTAGTAGATCATGGTGGCGAAAATCAAGACCCCCAAGGCCAGGAAGATGATGAGGAGCAGGAACTCGTTGGTGCTGGCCCGCAGCGTGTGGCCCAGCACCCGGAGACCCACAAAGTGCCGCGTCAGCTTGAAGATCCGCAGGATGCGGACGAAGCGAACCACCCGCAGGAAACCCAGCACGTCCCGGGCAGCTTTGGAGGACAGGCCACTGAGACCCACCTCCAGGTAGAAGGGCAGGATGGCCACGAAGTCAATGATGTTGAGCAGGTTTTTAATGAAGAGAAGCTTGTCTGGGCAGCAGATGATGCGGACCAGGAACTCGAGGGTGAACCACAGCACGCAGACCCCTTCGATGTAGGTGAGGATGGGCTCCGTCTCCACTTTGTGTGTCAGCAGCACCGTCGTGGTGTTGCCCACCACCAGCGTCTCCGTCACGTTGACGTCGATGTTGAAGGCCTCGTGCGTCTCCAGGCAGAAGGTGGTGATGGAGACCAGGATGAAGAAAAGCGAGGCGAAAGCAACCACCTGCCAAAGTCAAAGTTACACGGGCTGTGAGCTGGGGTGGGGAAACCTCTTCTGCCTGGAGGAGGTCAAAACACTCCAGATGCTGCCATGTGCTGCCCCAAGACCACGGGTGGAGAATGAGGAGGGATCCCTGGACCTCTCCCATGAGCTGACAGCAAAGCTCAGTGCCTGGGGCCATCAGTCCAGGGCCTTCCTCCAAGTGCTACAATCTGTCCAGGAGAAGGtgtgctgagctccagctgtgcctggagatGTGCCAGGAATGGCAGTGGTGGGGATGAGGGGGAACTGGGACAGACTGGGACTGGAGCAATCTTCCAATGGGAACAGACGTGAAAAGGGAATTTTGACAGGACAGATTCAAAGAGCTTTCCCCCACATCCATCACAAACCCCTCCAGATGCCAGGGACACACTGTTCACAGCTGTGAGCTTTGGGGTCTGGATGTGTCAGAGACATCCTTTCACCCCCTCCCTGAGGGCCAGTGGTGGGTGACGTGCCCACAGaaggcccagggctgggagggcaggatgaggagaggagcaggcagagctcagcctcctgctgatGCCTGGACATGGTGACACCCAGATGTTCCCATTTCTGCACTCTGCCCAAGCAGGGAGACCGTTGTCCCCTCCGTGTCACCTCCTCCCCTCTCATTGCCTGTGGGTGAGGAggggccagcagcaggcactggggGTCACAGGCTGTTGTGCTCCCATCAAtcctgctcagctccctcccTCACCCATGGTGAGCCCATCACCTGGAGCATCtgtttcctccctctcccccccaaaaaaaacctcttcagagcagaaaaactCCTGTTCTACCTCCCTCCAGCACAAAAGCACAGTGGTCTCAGCTCCccgggagcagctcctgctgcagcccctctgctgcacCTGCACCAGCAGGATGTGACCTTTTGCTGTCAAAACCACCCCAGcggctgctcctggcagagctgcaccGTGAGGCTGCTCCAGGCGACAGCCCGGATCCCCGACTGGAGTGaatcagcagcagagacagcctGAGTCACGCTGGAGGAGCACCCGGCCCCGGACTCtggccgtgccgagccgtgccgagctGTGCCCGCAGCCCCGAGCCCGCCGGGAGCATCCCTGAGGGGTGGCCCGAGGGGCAGACACGTGTGGGATCACCACAGGGAGCACCGGCCCTGCAAGAGTTTGGTGTGAAGTTTAAATCAGGCATTAAATGAAGGAGAAACCTCTGGAGGATGATTCTCCTGCCCCAGTGAGAGACAGCTGCTtagggatgggatgggatgggatgggatgggatgggatgggatgggatgggatgggatgggatgggatgctCCCCACCCCTCAGTCAGAGCCCTTTGGAGCACACATTGGGATTCAGCTCTGAAGGCTGATCAGTCCTGTGCAGTTTGGGAAACAAATCCAACAAAATTGGGATCTTAAAGCAAGGCCAGTGTAACCAGACAAGTGTCTCTACACAGTGGTGGCACAGCCAAAATAATCCGTTTTCAGCTGAGGGCTGAGTCACGTTCCTGAGCTTCCCTGTGTGGGGAATCTTGGGAAAACCTGAAGAGTAAAAATTTAGACTCAAAgcaaagtagaaagaaaaaagctccCCCAGGAAGGGAGTGAGACCATGCAAACACTTGAGTAATgaagcagccctgctgctgggtgtgAGGTGAGACCTGATTTAGCCCAAGGAGCAAAATCagcctttaaaaatagaagagtCGGGTTACAGCCGGTGCCAACCATGGTGTCCCCCCCAGAGTGCTGCTCCAGTTCTGTGTCTGACCCACGATGTCTCACCTCAGCTTCAGTCCCTGCTCCAAACTCAActtcttttccaaaaatatcttgaaaataaaatcaagtctGTGTATAAATCCAGTACTACCAATACCCACCAGAACTGCCACCAAACAAGTCCTCCAGAACCTGTTGATGCTCTACAGTCTTGACCTTCACTCAACAGCTTGAGATGGGTGTTCCCAAAAAATCCATGACCCTACAGAGCATCACTAGCCTGAAAGTCCCCATGAAAGTCAGGTCAGGACTCTCCAAGTTGGGGTGCAAAGGGAAAATAGTGAGGAGCTGCAAGTAAGAAGAGTTTGGATGGATGTAGAGGTGAAATCACAGCCGGGGCAGTTTCCCATGGGGAGGAGAAGTGTTAAGctccagctgggacagcagctgcaccagggaCCAAATATTCCCTGAGTGGACAAACTGAGGAGCCAGGGACCCCATGGCCA
Coding sequences within it:
- the KCNC4 gene encoding potassium voltage-gated channel subfamily C member 4 isoform X2, coding for MISSVCVSSYRGRKSGNKPPSKTCLKEEMGKGEDSDKITINVGGTRHETYKSTLRTLPGTRLAWLADPDAQSNFDFDGKSNEFFFDRHPGIFSYVLNYYRTGKLHCPADICGPLFEEELTYWGIDETDVEPCCWMTYRQHRDAEEALDIFESPEPGGGAGGEEPEEEGGREMALQRLGMDDRPPGAAGAAGGGGCCRNWQPKMWALFEDPYSSKAARVVAFASLFFILVSITTFCLETHEAFNIDVNVTETLVVGNTTTVLLTHKVETEPILTYIEGVCVLWFTLEFLVRIICCPDKLLFIKNLLNIIDFVAILPFYLEVGLSGLSSKAARDVLGFLRVVRFVRILRIFKLTRHFVGLRVLGHTLRASTNEFLLLIIFLALGVLIFATMIYYAERIGAKTSDPTGSDHTHFKNIPIGFWWAVVTMTTLGYGDMYPKTWSGMVVGALCALAGVLTIAMPVPVIVNNFGMYYSLAMAKQKLPKKKKKHIPRPAPLDSPTYGKSEENSPRNSTQSDTCPLAVEEGATERKRSDSKQNGEANVVLSDEEQPLSPADEEKRPMRRSSTRDRDRDKNKKSSTCFLLATGDFSCAADGGIQKGCGKSRSLSSVDGAAGSAAGPAPLASRCSSPCSPVPSIL
- the KCNC4 gene encoding potassium voltage-gated channel subfamily C member 4 isoform X1, with the translated sequence MISSVCVSSYRGRKSGNKPPSKTCLKEEMGKGEDSDKITINVGGTRHETYKSTLRTLPGTRLAWLADPDAQSNFDFDGKSNEFFFDRHPGIFSYVLNYYRTGKLHCPADICGPLFEEELTYWGIDETDVEPCCWMTYRQHRDAEEALDIFESPEPGGGAGGEEPEEEGGREMALQRLGMDDRPPGAAGAAGGGGCCRNWQPKMWALFEDPYSSKAARVVAFASLFFILVSITTFCLETHEAFNIDVNVTETLVVGNTTTVLLTHKVETEPILTYIEGVCVLWFTLEFLVRIICCPDKLLFIKNLLNIIDFVAILPFYLEVGLSGLSSKAARDVLGFLRVVRFVRILRIFKLTRHFVGLRVLGHTLRASTNEFLLLIIFLALGVLIFATMIYYAERIGAKTSDPTGSDHTHFKNIPIGFWWAVVTMTTLGYGDMYPKTWSGMVVGALCALAGVLTIAMPVPVIVNNFGMYYSLAMAKQKLPKKKKKHIPRPAPLDSPTYGKSEENSPRNSTQSDTCPLAVEEGATERKRSDSKQNGEANVVLSDEEQPLSPADEEKRPMRRSSTRDRDRDKNKKSSTCFLLATGDFSCAADGGIQKDSCQDTLASSYPQGEVVTFS